TATGCCTGGCAGTATTACGATTCTGTAGGGGGTATATGGGTCACTCTAGATCAGTTTAAAACCAATACGCTAACTATTTCCGATAATTTCACCCCTAATAATGAGCAATTCCAGGTGCAGTACCGGGCGGTTGTGTCGAACGGCTATGGCTCTGTCACTTCTCAGCCAGCCACCTTGACGAAGTTGCCAGCTGCGCTCATCACCCAACAGCCGGTCGACCAAATCGCCTGTTCGAGCAAAGGGCTCCAGTATACTGTACAAGTCAAGCAGGAAGAGGACTTGAGCTATTACTGGGAATTTAATGATGGAAGAGGATGGGCCTCGCTGCTTGCCGATACGAATGTGTATAAAGGCTATAACACTGGCGCCCTGACCATCAAGATAGATGAACCAACTAGTCGTCAATATCGGGTCAAAATTAACAATAGGTATTGCACCATCTACTCCGACTCAGTCGCTTTCACGAAGCTGAGAGCAATAGTCATCACCCAACAACCGATCAGCCATACCATCTGCTCGGGTGATGGGAAGGGGCTTACATATAGTGTGCTGGCTGACGGAGATGACCTGGGCTACGACTGGGAATTCAAAGACCCTGGTATGATTCAATGGGAGTCATTCAGTAATTTTGTTGATACTTATCCGGATTATACCACCGCTACGCTGACCGCCAACGGAGTCGAGACCCCCGGCCGCCAGTACCGGGTGAAGATCATCAACGACTGTGGTACGGTCTATTCCGAGTCGGCCACCTTCACCTTAACCACAACTCCCCCCGCCATTACCCAACAGCCAATCAGCCATACCGTCTGCTCGGGTAATGAGGATGGGCTTACCTACAGCGTGAAGGCCGCCGGAGATGACCTGACCTACGAGTGGGAATTTAAGGACCCTGCTACGATGGACTGGGCGTCGCTGGGTGGTCAGTATGCCCCCCTCTATCCGGGTTACGATACGCCCACGCTGACCACCAACGGCACCGAAGCCAACGGTCGTCAGTACCGCGTGAAAATCATGAATAGTTGTGGTAGTACGGTCTATTCTGAAGCGGCTACTCTCACAATTACACCCGCACCCACCATCACCCAACAACCCCAGAGCCGAACCGCCTGCTCGGGGAGCACCACTGGACTTACCTACACAGTAGTCGTCGAGAGCACTGGTCCAGTAACCTACGAGTGGGAATTTAAAGACCCTGCTACGACGGACTGGGCGTCGCTGGGTGGTCAGTATGCCCCCCTCTATCCGGGTTACGACACGCCCACGCTGACGACAAACGGCACTGAAGCCAACGGTCGCCAGTACCGCGTGAAAATCAATAATGGGTGCGCTTACTCCAACCCCGCTATCCTCATACTTGCCCCCACACCCACCATCACCCAACAGCCCCAAAGTAGAATCGCCTGCTCTGGCAAGGGGCTCACATACAGTGTGCAGGCTGATGGACAGAACTTGACCTATGAATGGGAGTTCAACGATACCGGTAGTCGTGACTGGGCGTCGCTGGGTGGTCAGTATGCCCCCCTCTATCCGGGTTATGACACGCCTACGCTGACCACCAACGGCACCGAAGCCAACGGTCGTCAGTACCGTGTGAAGGTCATGGCCGGTACCTGCACCGTTTATTCCCAACCCGCTACCTTCACTCAGAGCCAGTGCACCCCTACGCTGACAAACTTCTCGGCCTCTCCTACATCGGTGACACCAGGCCAGCCAATCGAGTTTACCGCTACAGTAGGTGGCGTGACGGCTCCCTACAACTACACGCTTTCGAACGGAGCCGGAAGCGATCAGACTGGTACGGCCAGCGGTTCGAACTTCAGTCAGCGCCTGACCGCGCAGGGAAACGGTCCTCAGACCTACACGCTTACCATTGGTAACTCCCCCTATACGGTCACTGGTACGACAGTGGTTACGGTGGCATCCTTTGCCATCACCGATTTAAAAGCCTTTGCGAACCCTGTACAATCAGGTCAATCGGTCGAGTTTACCGCCACGTTTGAGGGATTGATCGACACCGACCTTTACAAATATACGCTCACCAACGGGCAGGAGCCGGTACCCCTAACAGGTAATTTCTACGGTTCGTCTTTCCGAGAAAGCATAACCGCTAGGGGCGCTGGCGTTCAAGTTTTTACCCTTACCGTGGTTACCCGCGACAAGGGAACGGCAACAGCTGCCATATCGGTCACGGTTGTTGGGGATGATATTGGTCTGGAGCGCTTTGCTGTCCTGGGCGTGACGGCCGTAGATTGTGAGACCCTCAGCGAGACCAAACGCCAGTTGCGCTTCACGCCCCGGTACGCAGGCGCCAACGGCGAGCCTATTAGCTTCTCGGTGGTCAATGAGCTAAGTCCCACCACCCAGCCAGGCCCTTACACCCTGCGCTTGTACATTGACAACCCCACCATTACTCTGGTAGCGCAGCAGGGCAACGCCCAGGCCCGCTACTCTTACGATTGGCTGGCTCATTGCTCCACTTCGCCCGGCAGTTTCACCCTAACCGGGGCGCGAATAGTGGACTGCCAGTTGGAGAATCCCAACTTCAGTCAGCAATACCGAGTCAGCCTGCAACCCTCATACGCCAATCAAGACAACGCTCAGCCTATTAGCTTCTCAGTAGTCGATGAGCTGAGTCCCACCACCCAGTCCGGCCCCTACACTCTACACCTGTGGGGCGATAAGCCCGTCATCACCCTGGTGGCTCAGCAGGGCAACGTCCAGACTCGGTATGCCTACAATTGGCTAGCTAGTTGTGGCTCCTTCAATCGTGCCCGCAGGGCGTCAGCCCAGGAGGATGTGGAGCGATTGCAGGTCAAACTGTTGGGCAACCCAATCACAAATCATCAAATCAGGGTGGAAGTAAAAGGCGTAACCGGACAACACCTGGAACTGACGCTTATGGATTTGAGCGGACGGACCTTGCTGAATCAACGCATTGAGAAGCCGGGTAGCATGAAAGAGTACCAGTTACAGACAAATCCGGCGTGGAGCGGCCCGTTGCTGTTACGGGTACGGATCGAGTCGCTTACCGGCGGCTTCCAACAGCAGACGGTGAAGGTCATTCAGGAATACTAACCAACCCTGAAAATGAACAAATTGTCCTGACTTGCAAACAAAGATTTTTCAGTACTGAAGGCTTTATCATCAAGTCACAAATCATTATTGATAGTAAACGTTCCCCCTAGCGAAAGGGAAAACCGTAGCTCACTGAACGGACTCTTCGTATGAATTTCGTTACACAGCTTTCTGTATGGTCTGCTCAATTTCCATCACACAATGCACCTGCCTAGCATGGATGTACAAGTGCTGCTCATGCTATTGACAGTTGTCTATCCAGCAATAACAACTGACTGATGAACAGCCATTTCCTGGTTATTGAGAAAAATAATCGGTGCTTAATGGACACTCTTAGTGAATCGGCCTCAGCCCGGACTGAGGCCGATTCAAATGGTTTTCTACCGGCTGTATCATAGAATATGAAGACCTATATTGTTGGCCCTCTCGTTATTGACTGTTACCACGTACCCGTTCAAATCATCTAAGGAGAGCGTTTAGTTGTTGAGTCAGTTCAGCTGTGGCAGGCTGCGGCCGAAGAGCCGCTGCGTGTCATGATCCCAGGCAAGCCTGTGGTGAGCGAATGGACGGTGGTGGAGATTTGTGTAGCCAATGATCGATTGCTGTACCTATCACAGAGGACGAGCGAGGCTGGCATGTGACTGCTCAGTTGGCCGAACAAGCCGGGGCACTGGAGCGGCAGCTGTTGTGCTTGAAACGCCCCCCTGCCGCAAGTGCGCCCACCTGTTCTAAGTCAGCCCGTCAGGTTGCTCAGAGCGGAGTAGCCCTCAGAACGATTTCAGGCACTAGAAAAAAGTGTCAGAGTTTTCCTCTGCTCAACAAGTAGCGTCCAGTTGGCCAAGTGTTTTCCTGAACGGTTTGAGGAAGATAATTGAACACGTACAATCTTTTAGTTTACAGTCATTTACGGCGTTGATTTACCACTACTCTTTAGCCTTTAAATGAACGATTTCATGTTGAACTTGTATCATTTAATTGACCGATTTTAAGTAGGAGCGGGATTTCGTTGCGAAAGTCTTACGTAGCCACTAAAATAGTGCCCTACCCAACGGATAGCGTACGGGGGTGAACTTCGCTCCAACGAAACCATTCTGTAACCAAAAAGAGTTGTCACACTACCCTCAGAGGCCCTAAATATCAGCAGTTTCCGATGATGACAGCCCTCCCCTCCAGCCTTGCCTGTCGCCAAGAATGAATTGAGGGCGGAGAAGGGTTCGACTCGCCCCTTGCTGGTGGTTCGGCTCCAGGCCGAACCACCGGGTGGCCTGTTGCTGGAAGTGCAGGATAATGGACCCGGCCTGCCGGAACAACCAACCCCCGGTCGGCGGACTTCATTCGGTCAGCGACTCATTCGGGAGTTGACGGGGCAACTGGGTGGAGAAATGAGCCTAACCAGCCAGCAGGGCACCTACTTCCGACTGTGGCTCCCCGCCCAGGCCTAACGGATGCGTATCCGTTTGGGGAACTTGCCAGCCGACTATAATAACCCTGTCGTTGATGCACACATTCCCGTCGCTTGTGACCATTTCCGAGCGCGGGACACGGCTATTTGCCAGCTTTGGGACCAACAAGCCGCATCGCTGATAAGCTAGGCCGGGGTCACCCAAGGCCTACTGGCAAGTCGGCCTTGGCATTTGCTGCTCCAATCAACGGTTATGGATACTTCTTCACCTGTAACAAGCTTCCGTCAGGCGTGCATCGATAGGTGCTCAGCCTCTTTTTCTCCGCCATCTGCTCGTCAACGGACTTTGATCAGGTATGGCTACCAGCCTTGGCAAGTTGCCCCTGATCGGGACCGCTAACAAGTTAGCTCATCCGTAGTGCTAGTCATTCTGAAGCGAGTGAGTCGCCCGGACTTTCTTAACAATGGGTAAGCGAAGTAACGCGTCATTAGCCAACCCTCCCCTGAAAACAGACGCTGGATTTGTGGGTCCGGTTTCTGTGAATAAGCAAAGCAAGCGCGCTAGCGCAGCAAGCCGAATTGGAACGCTCCAGCGAGTTTTTTCGGGTAATGATCGCCCTTAACGCTCAATTTGGTTCGATATCGCTTAAAATGGTTCGATACCGTTCGTTGACAACCCTCTTTCCACCAGACCTTTGTAGGCATTCAATACCCATATAACGACCGATGTTTACTCAGCTACTCTTTATGAAGACTCTCTTTGCCAATAAGTCGAACTGCATTCTCCGGCAACTCTATTTCGGGATTGGTCTATTGGGCCTAATGGCCCTCAACCTGGCTTGTCAGGATCACCAGCCCCCCGTTGCCAGTACCCCGAACCAACTGCGGATGCAGACTGCCGTTGACAGTGTCCGGCGCGTGCTGGAAGATAGTCTGAAGGCGTTCGTGCCGTCGATGAACGTACTCATCCAGACCCCCAGCGAGACCTATTTCGTCTCTTCGGTGGCTACCGGCCGCCAGCCCCTGACGCCCAACACGTTTTTTCGCTTTGCCAGTAACACCAAGAACTTTACCGCTACGTCTATTCTGACAATGTACCAGGACGGCTGGCTCGACTACAAGGCTCACATCACCGACCTGATTCCGGGGACTCAGCAGCCCTATGTACCGGCAACTGCCGACTGGGCCATTCCCAATAAGGCTCAGATCACCATTGAGCAACTGTTGCAGCACAGTGCCGGAGTCTACGATACCGACAACGATCCCATTCCCGGCCTGAATGGGGAAACGTACGTCAATTACGTGCAGTCGCGCGATTCGAGCCACCGTTTCACGACCGAGGAGCTCATAAAACCCCTGCTGGACTACCAACTCAAGTACAATTATGCACCCGGCGGGGGCTACCACT
This DNA window, taken from Spirosoma agri, encodes the following:
- a CDS encoding ATP-binding protein; this translates as MPVAKNELRAEKGSTRPLLVVRLQAEPPGGLLLEVQDNGPGLPEQPTPGRRTSFGQRLIRELTGQLGGEMSLTSQQGTYFRLWLPAQA
- a CDS encoding serine hydrolase domain-containing protein; its protein translation is MKTLFANKSNCILRQLYFGIGLLGLMALNLACQDHQPPVASTPNQLRMQTAVDSVRRVLEDSLKAFVPSMNVLIQTPSETYFVSSVATGRQPLTPNTFFRFASNTKNFTATSILTMYQDGWLDYKAHITDLIPGTQQPYVPATADWAIPNKAQITIEQLLQHSAGVYDTDNDPIPGLNGETYVNYVQSRDSSHRFTTEELIKPLLDYQLKYNYAPGGGYHYSNTGYAILSRIIERVYSAKSGSAKTYADYLRDRITGPTARVPVPVTFPYLPNDVLLPAPSVNSIIRQPGGILQGFGPVNMSAHVGEGNGYSTMAGLNTYIRSLMRGENVLTPATLQLMQTDIRVTPTNTNYGLGTIRFTNLGYGHNGAIAGYLSLMAYDPATDVSVVAMLPLWDFTKGEDSFLTCFRHMYYAAYAAKGALGYPIQL